CACTGGAAAGCTATTCGGAATCCCTCGGCGAAGGCGTCACTGCCATTCTCAGCAGTGACTCCGATTACTTCCGCTACCTCAAGTCGGAAGCTCCGGCTCCGGACGCGGATCAGAATCTCAAAGAAAAAGAAACAGATAAGCAGGAGGATTAGATAATTCGCTTAAGATTCTGGATCTCTAATCCACCCTTAATGCCCCATGATAGCAATACATAAATCTTCACAATCTGGCACGATTTTATGATCGCCTAACCCTCCTGCATAGTGTCAGACTGCACAGGATTAAAATTCTGCTTCCTCAATATCTCCGTCATCTGTAATGCGGCAGGTAAATCACGATGATTCCTCTCGAAGGCGTTGCGCAGCATGAGCGATGGATTGTTCCTCTCGAGTTCGAATGACTAAGATGCGCGCTGTTGAATCCATCTGCGCAATGTCCGAATCGGCCGAGCGCTCCTGATTTTTATCTTCGTCCAGCAAAACATTCAGGGACTGCAATCCTGCACACACACGGCTGCGAAGAGTCCGGGAGTGTTCTCCAATACCGGCCGTGAATATCAATGCATCGACGCCTCCAAGCGTCACTGCGAAAGCGCCAATCGTTGAGCGAATGCGAGTGGCAAACATTTCGATGGCCAGACTCGCCCGCTTGTGGCCAGCGATTGCTGATTGTTCTACTTCCCGAAAATCAGATGATACGCCGGAAATTCCCAGCAGGCCGCTTTGTCGGTTCAGGATTTCGTCAAGGTGATCTCCCTTCATATCGTGCTGCTCCATCAGGTGTAACAAAATACCTGGATCAATGGAGCCGCTGCGCGTTCCCATCATTAAACCTTCCAGGGGAGTAAATCCCATTGTCGTTGCCACGGGCTGTCCCCCCCGAACAGCAGTCGCCGAGCAACCGTTGCCCAGGTGGCAAATGATCAGTCGAAGATTCGAATCATCCTGACGTTCGAGTATCTCAGCAGCACGCTTCGCACAGTAGGCATGACTGATGCCATGAAACCCATAACGGCGAATGCCGTATTCCTCAAACCACTGATAGGGCAGCGGATACACTACCTCATGTCTCGGCAAGGTGGAATAGAAGGCCGTGTCGAATACAGCGATGTGAACTGCATCTGGGAAAACTTTGCGGGCAGCCCCCACTGCGGCTAATGCAGGTGGATTGTGAAGTGGAGCAAGAGTGCTGATCTGCTCCAGCTCTTCACACACACGATCGTCGATCAAAACAGCTTGGTTGAACGCTGGCCCGCCATGGACGATGCGATGACCGACCGCGCTGACTGGTTTATCAAAACCGTTGACAGTCAAGCGATCCAGGATTTCATTGACTGCCATCCGGTAATCAGGGCTTCCCACAAGGGTATGACTGTTTTCGGTTCCCGATGTATGAAAGTGAAACGTGGCGCTAGAGTCGCTGCCATGCCAGTCGATGACGCCTCCAGCGAGTTCTGTTATTGCGGCATCATCAAACAGGGCGTATTTCAACGTGCTTGATCCCGCGTTGAGGACGAGAATACTCATCAGATTTACTGCTCCGCCTGTGGCCAGTTCCATTCACGTATTTCTGGCATGTCCTGTCCATGCTCCGTGATGTACTGCTTGTGTTCAATCAGCTTATTTCGTAATTTCTGCTTGATGTGAGCGGCTTTAGCCCCGAGTTTGGGGACACGGTCGATGACATCTTCTACAAGGTGAAACCGATCCAGGTCATTCAGGACAACCATATCAAACGGTGTCGTGGTCGTGCCTTCTTCCTTGTAGCCGCGCACATGGAGATTCTTATGATTAGTGCGGCGATACGTCAGTCGATGAATCAGCCAGGGATATCCATGAAAAGCAAAGATGATCGGTTTGTCCGTTGTGAACATGATGTCAAATTCCCTGTCAGACAGCCCGTGGGGATGCTCTCTCGGATCTTGCAGCTTCATCAGATTGACGACATTGATGACGCGGACCTTTAACTCCGGGAGCACACGTCGCAGAATATCCACTGCAGCCAGTGTTTCGAGTGTCGGTACATCTCCGCAACAGGCAAGTACCACATCCGGTTCATCTCCGTGGTCGTTGCTGGCCCAGTCCCAGATACTGACGCCGGCAATGCAATGCTCGATCGCCTCGTCAATATTGAGCCATTGTGGCCCTGGTTGTTTGCCTGCCACAATTACATTGACATAATTACGGCTGCGTAAACAATGGTCGGTGACCGAGAGCAGACAATTGGCATCGGGTGGAAGGTAGACGCGAATGATATTGGCTTTTTTATTTACTACATGATCGATAAACCCCGGGTCCTGGTGGCTGAAACCATTATGATCCTGCCGCCAGACATGTGAAGATAACAAATAATTCAGCGATGCAAGCGGTTGTCGCCAGGGAATATGATTGCAAACTTTGAGCCATTTGGCATGCTGATTGAACATGGAATCAATAATGTGGATAAATGCCTCGTAGCAATTAAAAAATCCGTGCCGACCGGTGAGCAGGTAGCCTTCGAGCCAACCCTGGCACTGGTGCTCCGAGAGCATCTCCAATACCCGACCATCTGCAGAAATGTGATCATCACCCGGTAAGGTCTCTCCGACAAAACCGCGATTCGTGACTTCAAACACATCTCCCCAGCGATTTGAGGCGTTCTCATCAGGGCTGAAGATGCGAAAGTTACGGGTTGGCAAGTTCGCTTTCATCACGTCGCGTATGAACTTGCCTTGAACACGCGTGGCTTCTGCCTTGACGCTGCCAGGACTGGATAATTTGACGGCATAGTCTCGAAAGTCAGGGAGACATAGACTTTTCAGTAACTGGCCGCCATTGGCGTGCGGGTTGGCTCCCATCCGTCGTTCACCGTGGGGCACAAGTGCCGTGAGTTCCTGTCGCGGGGCTCCTTGTTCATCAAACAGCTCTGCAGGCTGGTAGCTTTTCATCCATTGCTCGAGCAGTCTTACATGGTCCGGATTCTCGTGCATTTCTCCCATAGGTACCTGGTGACTCCGCCAGTTATCTTCGACTTGCTTTCCATCGATTTCTCGCGGACACGTCCAGCCCTTGGGAGTTCGTAGCACGATCATGGGCCAGCGTGGGCGAGTAGGATCATTGTTCTCCCGCGCCTGTCGTTTGATCTGTTGAATCTCATGAGCCACCTGATCAAGGATTGACGCCATCTGCTGATGCATCTTGTCTGGATCGTCGCCCTCAACATAATACGGTGTGTAACCGTATCCACGCAGTAACTGGTCAAGCTCTTCGTGGCTGATGCGAGCCAACACCGTGGGGTTGGCGATTTTATAACCGTTCAGGTGTAGAATCGGCAGCACGACGCCGTCGTGTATCGGGTTGAGAAACTTGTTGGAATGCCAACTCGTGGCCAGCGGGCCCGTTTCTGCTTCGCCATCGCCTACGATACACGCAACAATCAAATCCGGATTGTCGAAAGCGGCGCCGAACGCGTGTGATAATGCGTAGCCTAATTCGCCTCCTTCGTGAATGCTGCCTGGAGTTTCTGGAGCGACATGGCTGGGAACTCCCCCAGGGAAACTGAACTGTTTAAATAACCGCTGCATTCCAGCTTCATCTTGCGTGATGCTCGGGTAATGTTCGGTATATGTCCCTTCGAGGTATGTGTTGGCCACCAGCCCCGGTCCTCCGTGGCCTGGTCCCGTGATATACATCATGCTCAAGTCGAATTTTTTGATGATGCGATTCAGATGAGCGTACACGAAGTTCAAACCGGGTGTCGTTCCCCAGTGTCCCAGCAGTCTCGGTTTGATATGTTCCTTGCGTAAGGGGGCTTTGAGCAGTGGATTGTCGAATAAATAGATCTGACCCACCGACAGATAATTTGCGGCCCGCCAATAGGCGTCGATCCCATTGAGCTCTTCAGTGCTGAGTGGATTCGACATTTGATTTATCCTCAATTACATGGGTAATAAAATATTAATGTTCGTTAGAAGAACCACGAAGGGGCATTTCTTTGATGACAACCCCGCGTCGGGCGAAAGAAATGCCCTGCTGTGATTTTGTGTCGATCATGACAGCTTCGAGTTCTGACGCAGCAGCTTGGCTTGCTTTCCGTGATCACTTTCGTAACGGAATACGCTGTTTTGCAATCTTTGCATTGCTACTCACTCCTCACGTTGTTCGTGGCCCTGTTGACTTATGTTAAATGGCGCCTGATCACTCACTCTTGATTTCACGGTTTTTTAGTAACTGGTGGCATTCAATACATGATTTCTCCAGACGCAGGACAGCTTCCTGTGCATTGCTGAAATCATTACGGCCAGCGGCAGTGGTCAAATCGCCTACAGCCTGCTGAAAATCTACACTGTGCTTGTCGTAGGATTCGCTTTTCAGAAACCCGCTAATCATCTTACCGTAGCGCTTCATTCGTTTTGCTGACGTCTGCACACGTTCCAGGTCTCCTGCAACCATTTCATCCAGAATGTCATGCATTTCTTTTGACTTGCGGTGCATTACTTGATTTTTGAACCCGTAGCGGCTTGGGGCACTGTCGATTTCACCGGCCTTATGCCAGATCAACTGGATAAACCAAAACAAGAAAGCCCCTGCAGCGGCACTGACTAATATTGTTGCGATCCAGGAACGTACTTGGGATTTTATCGGAGGCTCCCTTTCAACAGATTCAGGAGCGTTGTTGTCATCGGCAAGAATCATCTTATTTTTATCCTCAGCTACAGTGATTCCACTAAAGTCTTCTTGATGACGGTT
The Gimesia sp. genome window above contains:
- a CDS encoding acetate kinase, with amino-acid sequence MELATGGAVNLMSILVLNAGSSTLKYALFDDAAITELAGGVIDWHGSDSSATFHFHTSGTENSHTLVGSPDYRMAVNEILDRLTVNGFDKPVSAVGHRIVHGGPAFNQAVLIDDRVCEELEQISTLAPLHNPPALAAVGAARKVFPDAVHIAVFDTAFYSTLPRHEVVYPLPYQWFEEYGIRRYGFHGISHAYCAKRAAEILERQDDSNLRLIICHLGNGCSATAVRGGQPVATTMGFTPLEGLMMGTRSGSIDPGILLHLMEQHDMKGDHLDEILNRQSGLLGISGVSSDFREVEQSAIAGHKRASLAIEMFATRIRSTIGAFAVTLGGVDALIFTAGIGEHSRTLRSRVCAGLQSLNVLLDEDKNQERSADSDIAQMDSTARILVIRTREEQSIAHAAQRLREESS
- a CDS encoding phosphoketolase family protein, which gives rise to MSNPLSTEELNGIDAYWRAANYLSVGQIYLFDNPLLKAPLRKEHIKPRLLGHWGTTPGLNFVYAHLNRIIKKFDLSMMYITGPGHGGPGLVANTYLEGTYTEHYPSITQDEAGMQRLFKQFSFPGGVPSHVAPETPGSIHEGGELGYALSHAFGAAFDNPDLIVACIVGDGEAETGPLATSWHSNKFLNPIHDGVVLPILHLNGYKIANPTVLARISHEELDQLLRGYGYTPYYVEGDDPDKMHQQMASILDQVAHEIQQIKRQARENNDPTRPRWPMIVLRTPKGWTCPREIDGKQVEDNWRSHQVPMGEMHENPDHVRLLEQWMKSYQPAELFDEQGAPRQELTALVPHGERRMGANPHANGGQLLKSLCLPDFRDYAVKLSSPGSVKAEATRVQGKFIRDVMKANLPTRNFRIFSPDENASNRWGDVFEVTNRGFVGETLPGDDHISADGRVLEMLSEHQCQGWLEGYLLTGRHGFFNCYEAFIHIIDSMFNQHAKWLKVCNHIPWRQPLASLNYLLSSHVWRQDHNGFSHQDPGFIDHVVNKKANIIRVYLPPDANCLLSVTDHCLRSRNYVNVIVAGKQPGPQWLNIDEAIEHCIAGVSIWDWASNDHGDEPDVVLACCGDVPTLETLAAVDILRRVLPELKVRVINVVNLMKLQDPREHPHGLSDREFDIMFTTDKPIIFAFHGYPWLIHRLTYRRTNHKNLHVRGYKEEGTTTTPFDMVVLNDLDRFHLVEDVIDRVPKLGAKAAHIKQKLRNKLIEHKQYITEHGQDMPEIREWNWPQAEQ